One genomic window of Cottoperca gobio chromosome 10, fCotGob3.1, whole genome shotgun sequence includes the following:
- the gdf9 gene encoding growth/differentiatio isoform X1 — protein sequence MEKQMLISAVLRYFCMVFLMLLVTCSYPLVRSSLASSNAMHKLGDFTYPYGSIFSPLLKALSEHGGSRWNPELKKKMKPEHRYMKYLTEVYKKSSRLHRSLEGNNIYNTVRMIKPQDEYLAQSNKESCMQDLSFSLDQVRRKEQLLKSALLYNFDHDLAAPVNSVCYLSLEKREHSNRCPRVHHAGNFTVSTLGGSRRNWVEVDVTSFLRPLLKFHKKNIHLLINVTCPEEQRASGDGRKGPLKFTLRSPLLLLYLNDTSKIAHQRFLVNAKAGQWPATAANTFHKQMAFKPEQRIGRKRRWKRESPKSKRGHKSLDIQLPELLPSSEYQTSDCSLYDFSVQFSQLKLDHWIVFPPKYNPRYCRGICPRIMGSLYGSPVHTMVQNIIYEKLDPSVPRPSCIPSQYSPLSVMIFEEDGSYVYKEFEDMVATRCTCR from the exons atGGAAAAACAAATGCTGATATCAGCTGTCCTTCGTTATTTTTGCATGGTTTTCTTAATGCTGCTGGTCACTTGCAGCTACCCGCTGGTCAGATCTTCCCTGGCTTCCTCCAATGCGATGCACAAACTGGGTGACTTCACCTACCCTTACGGCAGCATATTCTCCCCGCTGCTCAAAGCCCTATCAGAGCACGGAGGGTCGAGGTGGAACCCAGAACTGAAGAAAAAGATGAAGCCCGAGCACAGGTACATGAAATATCTGACGGAGGTTTACAAGAAGTCCTCCAGATTGCATCGGAGTTTGGAAGGAAATAACATCTACAACACAGTCCGAATGATCAAGCCACAAGATGAATATCTTGCACAAAGCAATAAAG AGAGTTGTATGCAGGATCTTTCCTTCAGCCTTGATCAAGTAAGAAGAAAAGAACAGCTTCTGAAGTCTGCCCTGCTGTACAATTTTGATCATGACCTTGCAGCACCTGTCAACTCTGTATGCTACTTGAGTCTCGAGAAACGGGAGCACTCAAACCGTTGTCCCAGGGTCCACCACGCTGGGAACTTCACAGTCAGCACACTtggggggagcaggaggaactgGGTGGAGGTTGATGTCACCTCGTTTCTCCGGCCTCTCTTAAAGTTTCACAAGAAGAACATACACCTGCTCATCAATGTCACCTGCCCAGAGGAACAAAGAGCCAGTGGTGATGGGCGCAAAGGCCCGCTGAAGTTCACCCTGAGGTCCCCTCTTCTGCTTCTTTATCTCAATGACACCAGCAAAATCGCCCACCAGAGGTTTCTGGTAAATGCCAAAGCAGGTCAATGGCCAGCCACTGCGgcaaacacatttcacaagCAGATGGCTTTCAAACCAGAGCAGAGGATTGGGCGAAAGAGGAGATGGAAGAGGGAATCTCCGAAGAGCAAACGAGGCCATAAAAGTCTGGATATCCAACTGCCTGAGCTTCTTCCAAGCTCTGAATACCAGACAAGCGACTGTTCCTTGTATGATTTCAGTGTGCAATTCAGCCAGCTCAAACTGGATCACTGGATTGTTTTTCCACCAAAGTACAACCCGAGGTACTGCAGAGGCATCTGCCCAAGGATCATGGGCTCCCTTTATGGCTCGCCTGTCCACACCATGGTGCAAAACATCATCTATGAGAAGCTTGACCCCTCTGTGCCCCGGCCCTCGTGCATTCCCTCCCAATACAGCCCTCTGAGTGTCATGATCTTCGAAGAAGATGGCTCCTATGTCTACAAGGAGTTTGAAGACATGGTTGCCACCAGGTGCACATGTCGCTAA
- the gdf9 gene encoding growth/differentiatio isoform X2 — MHKLGDFTYPYGSIFSPLLKALSEHGGSRWNPELKKKMKPEHRYMKYLTEVYKKSSRLHRSLEGNNIYNTVRMIKPQDEYLAQSNKESCMQDLSFSLDQVRRKEQLLKSALLYNFDHDLAAPVNSVCYLSLEKREHSNRCPRVHHAGNFTVSTLGGSRRNWVEVDVTSFLRPLLKFHKKNIHLLINVTCPEEQRASGDGRKGPLKFTLRSPLLLLYLNDTSKIAHQRFLVNAKAGQWPATAANTFHKQMAFKPEQRIGRKRRWKRESPKSKRGHKSLDIQLPELLPSSEYQTSDCSLYDFSVQFSQLKLDHWIVFPPKYNPRYCRGICPRIMGSLYGSPVHTMVQNIIYEKLDPSVPRPSCIPSQYSPLSVMIFEEDGSYVYKEFEDMVATRCTCR; from the exons ATGCACAAACTGGGTGACTTCACCTACCCTTACGGCAGCATATTCTCCCCGCTGCTCAAAGCCCTATCAGAGCACGGAGGGTCGAGGTGGAACCCAGAACTGAAGAAAAAGATGAAGCCCGAGCACAGGTACATGAAATATCTGACGGAGGTTTACAAGAAGTCCTCCAGATTGCATCGGAGTTTGGAAGGAAATAACATCTACAACACAGTCCGAATGATCAAGCCACAAGATGAATATCTTGCACAAAGCAATAAAG AGAGTTGTATGCAGGATCTTTCCTTCAGCCTTGATCAAGTAAGAAGAAAAGAACAGCTTCTGAAGTCTGCCCTGCTGTACAATTTTGATCATGACCTTGCAGCACCTGTCAACTCTGTATGCTACTTGAGTCTCGAGAAACGGGAGCACTCAAACCGTTGTCCCAGGGTCCACCACGCTGGGAACTTCACAGTCAGCACACTtggggggagcaggaggaactgGGTGGAGGTTGATGTCACCTCGTTTCTCCGGCCTCTCTTAAAGTTTCACAAGAAGAACATACACCTGCTCATCAATGTCACCTGCCCAGAGGAACAAAGAGCCAGTGGTGATGGGCGCAAAGGCCCGCTGAAGTTCACCCTGAGGTCCCCTCTTCTGCTTCTTTATCTCAATGACACCAGCAAAATCGCCCACCAGAGGTTTCTGGTAAATGCCAAAGCAGGTCAATGGCCAGCCACTGCGgcaaacacatttcacaagCAGATGGCTTTCAAACCAGAGCAGAGGATTGGGCGAAAGAGGAGATGGAAGAGGGAATCTCCGAAGAGCAAACGAGGCCATAAAAGTCTGGATATCCAACTGCCTGAGCTTCTTCCAAGCTCTGAATACCAGACAAGCGACTGTTCCTTGTATGATTTCAGTGTGCAATTCAGCCAGCTCAAACTGGATCACTGGATTGTTTTTCCACCAAAGTACAACCCGAGGTACTGCAGAGGCATCTGCCCAAGGATCATGGGCTCCCTTTATGGCTCGCCTGTCCACACCATGGTGCAAAACATCATCTATGAGAAGCTTGACCCCTCTGTGCCCCGGCCCTCGTGCATTCCCTCCCAATACAGCCCTCTGAGTGTCATGATCTTCGAAGAAGATGGCTCCTATGTCTACAAGGAGTTTGAAGACATGGTTGCCACCAGGTGCACATGTCGCTAA
- the uqcrq gene encoding cytochrome b-c1 complex subunit 8 has product MGHHFGDLARVRHVITYSLSPFEQKAFANCLSKGIPNVWRRFRGSFFKVAPSLVVLYVTYTWGNSANQASKRKNPADFENDV; this is encoded by the exons ATGGGCCACCACTTCGGAGACTTGGCCAGGGTCAGGCATGTGATCACATACAGTCTGTCCCCCTTTGAGCAGAAGGCTTTCGCCAACTGCCTCTCCAAAGGAATCCCCAATGTGTGGAGAAGGTTCCGGGGCTCTTTCTTCAAAGTTGCCCCCT CATTGGTGGTCCTGTACGTGACATACACATGGGGCAACAGTGCCAATCAGGCCAGCAAGAGGAAGAATCCAGCAGACTTTGAGAATGACGTATAA